One genomic segment of Amycolatopsis sp. WQ 127309 includes these proteins:
- a CDS encoding SPW repeat protein, producing the protein MTSHRIAPAPGVAAGVVLLAGVYLVLAPWLAHFGGAGVLALSNTVTGLVLVALAIARTATPRVRRLTWVVPVLGVWAGISLVALRPTWVTWPSAAAIVGNVVAAVVAVLAGVALTRV; encoded by the coding sequence ATGACGTCGCATCGCATCGCCCCCGCGCCGGGCGTGGCCGCGGGAGTCGTGCTGCTGGCCGGGGTGTACCTGGTCCTGGCGCCGTGGCTCGCCCACTTCGGCGGGGCCGGGGTGCTGGCCCTGAGCAACACCGTCACCGGGCTGGTCCTGGTGGCCCTGGCGATCGCCCGCACGGCGACGCCGCGGGTGCGCCGGCTGACCTGGGTCGTCCCGGTGCTGGGCGTGTGGGCCGGGATCTCGCTCGTGGCGCTGCGGCCGACGTGGGTGACCTGGCCGTCGGCGGCCGCGATCGTCGGCAACGTCGTCGCCGCCGTGGTCGCGGTGCTGGCCGGAGTGGCGCTGACCCGGGTCTGA